The Mangifera indica cultivar Alphonso chromosome 19, CATAS_Mindica_2.1, whole genome shotgun sequence nucleotide sequence attttatgatatttgtcATTATAAGGTTTTTGGAcgtatagtttttaaattatagatccgttttttatgtttttcattctATAATTTTCGGATGtgttgtttttgaatttgagatcgattttttatttttgtcatttttgggtttttcgatatgtgttttttgaattttaggtttgttttcttatatttcTCACACTTAGTTTTCAACAATCTagtctatttttattttgtcattttatggttttttaacatataattttttcatttccgatcgatttttcagtttttgtcattctatggtatttcaatatgaaatttttaaatttcatatctattttttgatatttatcattttaaggtatttgaacgtgtaattttcaaattttagtttaagtttttaatttctttcaactctaaggtatttcaacatttaattttttgaattttcgtttgattttttggtttttgtcattctatggtatttcaacatgtagtttttgaattattttttgttttaggtctgttttttgatatttgtctTTTCCATCTCtgtttttatatctattttttatgaaattcttatgaactttaaattttttttacaagataTTTCTCACAAGAGAAAACCTAACGATAGCGAATTAAGAATCTTAGATGAGTACGACACTTTCAAGCAGAGGTTACATATCATGTCCAATGAATCGCAATATCGAATATTAAATCTACATTGACACTGGAGCACCTACAATTGTTTGAAAGGACATGGTTTGGACATATCCTTCGATTACCAGATACTAGGTTTAATGGAGTGTTGGTGCACTCATTTCTGCTACAACAGTTATATCAAGCTTAAGTAGAGATAAGTTTTGGTTTATGATTAATGGGGTTGATATGAGATTCAACCCATTCAAGTTTGCACTCATGACCGCCCTACCATTAAATCGAATCACtacattttatcatatattccaCTTAGATCTAGAGATAGGATTCAAGATACCTATTTTTTGGGATATCAAAAGATGCAGTATCATGATTTAGAGTGTGTTTTCCTAACTAGGTCATGAGGGGATAACAATATTGACGCCGTCAAAATGGTTTTGTTGTATTGTCTTTATAAAGTGTTATTGGGAAATGATTTATGAAAGAAGATATCTGCAAAGTATCTCTAGTTGATTGATCACTTTGACAGGTTTAATTTCTACCCGTAGGATGTTTCGATGTGAAAAATGATATTCGAGTCAATGTCTTGGGGGAGTGATAAGATTTGTTCCAGCCAAATGCCTAACATGCGTAAATATGACATCTACGAATTTCCTCTTACATTCTAAGTAAgtgtatatttgtttattatatatattaattggcatggaaaaaattaattgaatttaaccaTTAATGTTTACATTgcaatattagatatataagaTGATCGACACCTTATAAATTGAGTGAACTTGGTTGATGTCCATGCGTCTCCACAGATGTTCAAGTGGCATACACAAGATGTTCCTAGTAAAGTCATTTGGGAACTATATTCACTGGTGATAAGATGAACCCATACATACATATTTGTAAGCCTCATATGTCTTACAACAGTAATGACATGCTTACAtagaatacgtgaaagctgaaacttctTACACGTACAAGACATTTCATGATAGTCCACAATGCCCATGTATCCTCCACTAACTATAACCTGATATCGAACATTTGTGGTTGGATGAACCTCCAAGCATGTAGTCTTTAACACATGGCGGCCAAGCTTATTCTCTGTTTATGGTGTAATATAGTGGAAGCATTCATCTACAATTTGAAAAAGCATCAACATATCTGTTAATAAACCGTATAAGGGTAAAAAGTCATCCttaaatagataattaatattaagttcGTACGTACTTGTATGGTTTCTTCTCTCATAAAACTATCGCTATAATGTGTCTCGAATAGATAATTAAATGACTCtacaatattagttgtcattatgttataccGATGCCCTAGAAAATATGTCTTGCTCAATCGGTGAAACCCCACCTCATATAGGTAGGCCCCAACTTGAAGATCTACTACATCAATAGATCTCATCATAGCCTCAAAATCTACCTCTGTATGACTTTGtgactttttaatataaacacgCAACCtacaagtttataaataatatgatcactttattatcaaaatttataacgTGTTAACgagtataaaaattttataaatgtataaatacgTTATCTATGAGTTACATTTGTACTTTGATCACATGTTACAGAGAAGGTGATGGTAACAACACCCATGGTGTACATCAAGAAAGACTTCACCCATTGCagagtatatagcatgatgtcAATCTGAGATTATTACCAACTCTATTgatgcattctttaaccttTGTCAAAAACCAATACCACGTTTTATGATCTTCCTTTTACCGACACCAAAAGTGATTGGGTagatctggttattaccatcgaAGGCCACCACAAAAAATAAATGTCTCAAATATCGACctttaagtaaaataacaacAATGCAAATAACGAGTTGAAGATATTGTTTACATACACAGATGAAACAtcccaatgccatgaaaaaatacttaaagtGATGTTCATTGTCCATTTCTATAGCTATTACAGTTTTGGGATTAGCATGTtctaaattatagtaataatcggataaaaacataaatgattcttccaatgagcccctcaatgaatttaaaccaTAATTTCTTACCTACCAAGCTTGTAAacatgaaatatcaattttatacctGTCCATGATATCGATAATGATCTCTTAGGTTGATAAATACgatcaatcaaaacaaacttTGACTTTATTAATTAACCTAAAGCTCATTCCCTAACTTGTTTGTGATGTGGCATTATCTGGTCAAttgaatgtgtgtgtgtgtgttagaTTCATTTTACCAATTCAAAAGACTTGACTGAGTTTGACTCTTCTTCATGATAAAAAGCATTTGCATTTCTCATCATAACACTTAATCTTCCATCTCCCTATGTCAACCTTAAGTACTCTGTACTAAAATACTTTTTTCAAGGCAAATTAGTTCACAAtatctttcaagtgttttttgttattaaaaatgtCAACAAGTTTGACAACATTCCCCTTTTGGATTGATCCTGTATCACTTGATGATGTCAAAGACTGAGGAGAAAAATCGAGAAGCAACTTAAACAGATTAGTGGGGACATTATCAAAAAGTGGTCCTAAATAAATTTCGCCACCCAAATAGGATTTTCAAGTTGCAGACCATTTATATCACAGTTAACACGTGGCATATCCTCAAAGTCTGTCTCATTAAGAGGAATATCAATTATCTCATTCCtctcaaagtcaccccaatctAGAACTCTTTCTTTGTCTCCACAAACCCattcaacaataatataaaatgcatcattattgaaatcaatcaagtcttcccCAAtagattcttttttcacttcactatcATCGTTGCcaccaatttcttcttcttcttcttcttcttcgattGCGATATATcgaacaaaaacaggaatacattatTTGATCTTTATAAGGCAATCGAGCTTAATTCTCTTTGGTTTCATACATAGTTGAATGTAATATTTGATCAGATCAATACCACACTGTTTACTCAAAAGTTGGATAAATCCTTCAAGTGTTGTtccaaaagaaattttaatcaatttttaaaaactttgacATACTTCATTATGTTCTCATCACGTTGGATCTATTTTCCTTGGAAACGAATAGTAGCATAACcactcattttaattatcaattctaCAATGGAAAATTTcggtaaaaaattaaatatttatcataaaaagatCCATAATAACCATTTATTGATGTATCTATGTCACCTCcaatttcttaacatttcattaaatacccccatacattatttaaaagcaaaatgttaatttcatatACTGATTAATATCCAAAtgactcttatatttttctaatatttttttactctctaatatatcatacaatatcaAAATGCACCTTTTTTATAACATACATGAcatgatattcttataatattgtaaatacTGTCTCgttgtttgtatattttttttaaaaccttcatattttgtctaatttcataatatccccatatttatttaaaattttatttaaccgcctcaaatattgtattgtatcgGTATGCcccatatattttatcaaaatgtttttatatattcctaacatttcatttaaaaccttcttacatTGTTTAATAGCAAAAtgcctctatatttttctagcattttatttaaccccttatatttatcaaacattttatttaacactctcatatgttgtcttgtatttaaatgtctctatatattcttaatattttatttaaaactttcttatactatttaatattaaaatgtctcatatttttctaacattttattaaacccatatttatctaacatttcatttaacactctcatatgttgtcttgtataaaaatgcccctatattttgcttttatttaaaaccttcatacattatttaatatcaaaatacctccatatttttctatCCTTTCAATTAAccccttatatttatctaacattttatttaatactcttatatgttatcttatatcgaAATACCCCtgtatttttctaatatttcatttgcaACCTTcttacattatttaatattgaaataacctcatatttttctaacatttttttaaccccctatatttatctgatatttcatttaacactattATAAAttgtctttatcaaaatgtctctatatttttctaatatttcatttaaaacttttattcatTGTCTAATATCAAATGCCCtatatttattagtattttatttaaccccctcatatattatcaaatatctaaatgccTCCTTTATATAGCATAtgaacttgatttaacaaattaaattaaattttgagttaagattcgtataaatatttttgtctcatgaattaatttatttcgatttgaattcaaaaatacaaatttttctctttttgaatAAACTCACAGTatcaaatattaagtaaaaatgaaaagtGAGAGTGGATATTTGAatgatttgataaatatatgagtgagagtttatataaaagtgatgaagggtagttttgatattttaaaaaaaatttagagtatTTTTGGTTGCAGCTTAAAAAAAGGGGTATTTTTACTTATGAATTGAAAAATGGGATATTTTTACCTAAATGAGGGTAAAATGGGCATTTAGTTTATTACCACCAAATCCTCACCGGCCACACCACAACACACCAACCCCcgttttttaataaagttttatgACTGAAACACCGTTTGTTAACCATGTCATACCGTTGTGTGCATGTAGTTGAGTAGAGGTGAAGTATTGgcaatatttaaatattattatgaattcCCAGTTGGTAGAAATTTTGTGAGTAcaagttttaataatatattttttttaatatattcaccTACACGAAAGTCGTAATGATCAAGACAGGATATGATGTACCTTTTTTTCTaaagctttattttatttttttcttattcgtGAGATTTTTTTAAGAGTTACTTGGAAGCACTTTTGTATTTATCAAAAATCTCCTAAAAATTATCAAGCTCttccttaaaaaattatgaagaatTCCATCAAAACtggctttaaatatttttttgaatcaaGTGATGagttaatacatatatttacatgtagaaaattaatttactcGATAATCTTCAGTACTTGTAAATTACTCTATggattctttttttcttttttatcaattcagactaaaaaataaaatagaaatcaTAAATCCATTTACTTGTTATCTGGGttatatatagaatatattaCTTGTGAGGTTGATTTTACACATTGTATAACTTGTGAACTTCTATATAGATTATAGTAATGGATAACTGGCCTTTCGGTTGTAAGAAATGAttgtgaaattttgtttttccaaagaaAGCACCCTCCCCAAATCGGCATTATTTTTCACACCAATCTTTGAACAAATACCATTACCAATGTTGTTAGCATGCGGGTGCgtattataaatactattttagACTCATGTCTTAAGATGTGAATAAACTTGCAAAGGTCGGCCATGTcgcaagaaaaagaagatgaagaagtgGGGAAGCAAGCCATCAGGTTAGCAAACGCCGCGATTCTTCCCATGGTCATGAACTCAGCAATGGAGCTCAACCTCATAGATATAATCTCCACCTCCCGTGATGGCTCATTTCTGTCACCTTCTGACATCGCAAGTAGGCTCCCCACCAACAACCCTGACGCACCCGTCTTGCTTGACCGTATGCTACGGCTCTTGGCCAGCTATGATATACTTAAATGCTCGGTGAGAACAGGTGAGAATGGAGAAGTTGAGAGATTGTTTAGTGCTGCACCCATTTGCAAGTTCTTTGTTAAGAATGAAGATGGAGGGTCAGTTGGGCCTTTGTTTCGATTGCAACACGACAAGGTCACCATTCAGAGCTGGTACTTTTGCTTTTTAAACATCtagaataatttaaattgttttgtttgagAGTTGGGGTTAAATTTTTCATACTTTAATCTTTGTTGTCAGCTATCACCTAACCGATACTGTCCTGGAAGGTGGAACCCCATTCAATAGGACACATGGGATGTCTGCATTTGAATACTCAGAGAAGGATGGAAAGCATGGGCAGTTATTCAACAAAGCAATGTCAAACAGCACTACCTTGATcatgaagaagatgattgaTGTCTACAGAGGATTTGAAAATGAAAGGCTAAAAGTGTTAGTGGATGTGGGTGGTGGAATTGGAGCTAATCTTGGTATCATTACTTCAAAGTATCCTCACATTAAGggcattaattttgatttgccTCATGTTGTAGCTCATGCACCTCCAAAATCAGGTaccatcatatatatatatatatatatatgcacaagtaatgttatgtacataatatttatgtacaattttatatacaaataacaatatatcgtcacataataataaaatttgtacatGCAGGTGTTGAACACGTTGGTGGAGATATGTTCCTAAATGTTCCAAAAGGCGATGCCATTTTCTTGAAGGTAAGTGCATTCCTAGGACATCTGTTTGTTGGTAATCTAACCACACTTAACAACAAATGGGATAGTGGCCGAAATAAAACTTATGGGGTCAAGAATGAAAAATAGTAGAATATAAAAGATTAAGAAACGATATCTAAGGgtaaattagtatttttaagGGACTTTATTGTTACCGCAGAATTCAATCCAAAACACTCCAACTCAAACATAATATTACACTAACCCAACTCATCCTGTTTCTTCaatctaatatataataattaaatcgtgtatcatattatatattaaaaatttaattttttctatcatatatttattgaattgtATGACATGTcctttttaaagataataataaagtttaattattatactattatagtagaaaatatcacaaatatcttttaaaatttaaaaattttttaaattcaacctACCGTGtcattatttcttaaaaaagttTATCGatcatatcaataatatgtattatatcatataatatatatattctatcaTACTAATATACTTtaagatacatattattttttcacatatattatatgatagGTATTGcatataatatgatactaaCAACCATCATTGGGATAGGTTAGGTAGGATATGTTTGAAATGtaagtttagatttttattattaacatagaTTTTAATAGCATCAtcataatatgttttaaaattattatttttagatgtaagtattattaataattaattttttttactatttatccaatttatttcaaaataattaattgtttaggTTAAACTCAACatttaaaaaaacgaaaatTCAAAAGAACAACTGCTTTTCAAAAGTTGagagaattttataattattaaataaagtaGTATTAgatataatgttatttatatattcatccaATAAAGTTGTATTGATGttgtgtttaatttttcctctcatatcttaaaagttaaatttaattacttaacagtttattttattcaaaagatttttaaaatacatataattagtGCCTAAATTGAGTTTCTAGTTTTTGGAATCTGTTGTTGTCCACCGAATTTTCATGGCCGGAAATATTTTGGCCagatcaggaaaaaaaaatgtaaataaaaggccaaacaaCTGTTTCTCCTCTAAGGTTTGAcgtaaactc carries:
- the LOC123203759 gene encoding caffeic acid 3-O-methyltransferase-like, whose protein sequence is MSQEKEDEEVGKQAIRLANAAILPMVMNSAMELNLIDIISTSRDGSFLSPSDIASRLPTNNPDAPVLLDRMLRLLASYDILKCSVRTGENGEVERLFSAAPICKFFVKNEDGGSVGPLFRLQHDKVTIQSCYHLTDTVLEGGTPFNRTHGMSAFEYSEKDGKHGQLFNKAMSNSTTLIMKKMIDVYRGFENERLKVLVDVGGGIGANLGIITSKYPHIKGINFDLPHVVAHAPPKSGVEHVGGDMFLNVPKGDAIFLKTVLHNWGDEDCLKLLKNCCEALPNHGKVIVIELIVPETPENNVSSNIACEKDVLMMIVHPGGRERTLKEFQKLAMKSGFCRCDVICCVYNSYVLEFQK